GGAATAGGTGGTGCCAGCCACCACATCGGCATCGAGGTAGCTGTACTGCTGGGCCGTGCTGGAATTGCCCTGCGAGCGGATGGACGCGATACGGCTGAACTCACCGGTAGCTGAGGCGCTGCGCCAGAGTTCGAAGTGGTCATTGCGGTTTTCGGTAGCCGTGGCAAACCTGAAGCGGATGCCGCCCTGCTCCGGATTGGCACTGACAGAAGCCAGTTCCACCGGCAGAATTTCATCATACTGGAAGCTCAGGCAGACCCAATTGACCCGTCCGGAGTCACCGGCCTGTGCACCCGAGATGCGGAGTACCCAGTCGCCCATAGCATTCTCGCCGTCAAAGACGGAGAGCGGGGTTTCCGGAGTGAACGTACCGCGGAAGGGCGGGAAGCTCTGGGGAATGGAATCCAGCGCTTCATCATCGAAGGTGGTGCAGGAGTAGCCCTGACCGCCCGGGCCCTGACGTGAGGCAAGGGTGGAGACATGGCCGGCGGGGGACAGCAACTGGATGACCAGGTCCATATCATCGGGGTACGTGATGTCGAGGCAGACGTTCACATCGGTGACATGGTACTGGGTCGGCACATGGATGGGGATCAGGCTGGGAGCAAAGTCACCGATAGGGCCACCGGTGAGGTTGCAGACGCTGTTCGGCGCATTCTGGCACGTACACTCGAAGGAGGACGGGCAGGGCGTGTCACAGGTCATGGTGCTGTCCCAGACGCCGCCGTACTGGGCGCAGAGGGCTTCGGTCTCCATCGAGCAGAAAGGATTGATGGGATCGAGGTAACAGCAGCGGCCAACCACGGGAGGCGGAACCTGACCATTGTGGAACGGAAAGTTCGGCATCAGCGGCGTGGTGGGAATGTCGGTGACATTCACCTGATGGTAGTAGACGTAGTTGTCGGTGGCCACACCTTCCCCCTGCGGAATGCTGCCCGCATCGGCATCCTTCACATATTCGAGATTGAGCATGCCCTGTCCGGCGAAGTAGAAGACGCGATCGGCGAGGGTGATGTCGCGCTCGCTCCAGCAGAATCCGGCGGGAGTGGGGACAATGGGGGGACGCGTGTCGGTGACGTTCCGGCCCGTGGACCAATGGGCGCCGCCGTCGGTGGAGACGGTGATCCAGGCATCACCCTGATAGAAACCACCTTCCGAGATGGCATCCAGATCATACTTCTGGTAGGATGAGTACAGGTATCCCGTGACTTCGTCCTGTGACAGGCTGGGGCGCTGCACAAGGCGCTGCCATGCACCGACAAGGCCGTCGGAGTTAAATTCCCAGTCACGGGCCATGGGGCTGAACTGGTTATGCTGCTCGTCCCAGTGCCAGATCATGGAGTATTGACTACTGATGTACGGACCACCGGGGGTCATCATGTCATAGAAGCCCGTGGTGAAGGCCACATGCAATACGTCATTATCATCGAACAACACGCTGACGTCGTTGTAGGCGCGGAGGGTATCCTGATTGGTGAACTGGGTGAGGTTTACACGCGGACCCCACGTCAGGCCGCCGTCATTGGACGTGATGAGGTAGATGTCATTGTCATACTGGTTGGCGGAATCATTCATGGCGCGGCGCGGACGGGGGTAGGCGATGGCGACGCGGCTGGAGAGCTTGGATGCGGCGACATCCGCGGCGATGGTCATAGCGGTGTCCAACACCTTGTACTGCAGGTTGCCGGGGGCAACGTTCTGCCAGAAGATCTGCATACCATTCCCATCCTGGTCCCACTGGGGAATGCCGCGGGAATAGTAGATGCGCTGGGGTGCGCCGGCAGTCGGCAGGCTGTGCGTGGTGACCATGTGCAGGACGCTGTCATGGCCC
This window of the bacterium genome carries:
- a CDS encoding proprotein convertase P-domain-containing protein, translating into MFKRSLFVVLVLMCAALWAAPAAKGPYQHAVNLPVVGAEQQTYFGPAEESHLRPPDGRLDDPIGSIYLVGSTWYDYQHNGSAGKMIGMDNDGFAHFVWMKGMTSMVGGPRRIYYQVWDPTTQSMMFLNSGNMPTGVQVDAGARGGYACQAVMPGGMAFPGYHEVRNGISGNHSAMAIDFLPRLGAFTSTQPNLIYESGSPLELIWPKVAMGHDSVLHMVTTHSLPTAGAPQRIYYSRGIPQWDQDGNGMQIFWQNVAPGNLQYKVLDTAMTIAADVAASKLSSRVAIAYPRPRRAMNDSANQYDNDIYLITSNDGGLTWGPRVNLTQFTNQDTLRAYNDVSVLFDDNDVLHVAFTTGFYDMMTPGGPYISSQYSMIWHWDEQHNQFSPMARDWEFNSDGLVGAWQRLVQRPSLSQDEVTGYLYSSYQKYDLDAISEGGFYQGDAWITVSTDGGAHWSTGRNVTDTRPPIVPTPAGFCWSERDITLADRVFYFAGQGMLNLEYVKDADAGSIPQGEGVATDNYVYYHQVNVTDIPTTPLMPNFPFHNGQVPPPVVGRCCYLDPINPFCSMETEALCAQYGGVWDSTMTCDTPCPSSFECTCQNAPNSVCNLTGGPIGDFAPSLIPIHVPTQYHVTDVNVCLDITYPDDMDLVIQLLSPAGHVSTLASRQGPGGQGYSCTTFDDEALDSIPQSFPPFRGTFTPETPLSVFDGENAMGDWVLRISGAQAGDSGRVNWVCLSFQYDEILPVELASVSANPEQGGIRFRFATATENRNDHFELWRSASATGEFSRIASIRSQGNSSTAQQYSYLDADVVAGTTYS